The Geotrypetes seraphini chromosome 8, aGeoSer1.1, whole genome shotgun sequence genome includes a region encoding these proteins:
- the DDA1 gene encoding DET1- and DDB1-associated protein 1 has translation MADFLKGLPVYNKSNFSRFHADSVCKASNRRPSVYLPTREYPSEQIIVTEKTNILLRYLHQQWDKKNAAKKRDQEQVEIAGEGSAPPRKIARTDRQEMNEDT, from the exons ATG GCTGACTTTTTGAAAGGATTACCAGTGTACAACAAGAGCAACTTCAGCCGATTTCATGCGGATTCTGTATGCAAAGCTTCG AACAGAAGGCCATCGGTATATCTACCCACAAGGGAATATCCATCTGAACAAA TCATAGTAACAGAGAAAACAAACATACTTTTGCGCTATCTGCATCAGCAATGGGACAAAAAG AATGCAGCGAAGAAAAGAGACCAAGAACAGGTGGAAATCGCAGGTGAAGGATCAGCACCACCTCGGAAAATTGCCCGGACAGACCGCCAGGAAATGAATGAAGATACCTAA